The nucleotide window GGCTAGTATTCTGGGGACCCCAGATCCCACCAGTCGGTTCGCAGGTCCAGGATGCAGGGATTCATGTTCGTTGAGGAGTCGATATCAGGCTATTTGGGCTGAAAAGAATTTTGTTCCGGCCCCGAAAAGCGAGATGATGGAAAACAGCAAGTGTCATTGGTAGTCGATTGACGACGGAAAGATCGAGTGTCGTATTTTCCAACGCATTGCACAGATAAGTTCGCTCGGAGTCGGTCGAACGGCGGACCCAAATGTACAGAACGAGGTGCCAGGTCGGATCTTCTCAAGCGCTCCGTGTCTACTGGACGGTGCTTGGATTAGCGATGGGTTGAGGACTTTTCGAGGGGGGACTGGTCGCAAGAAGGACCCCTCAAGGGGTGCGCCGTCTTGGACGTCAAATGCGACTTTTCTCGATGAAGTGCATCATGGCTTGGACTTGGATTGGCATGGACAGGCTGCTATGCAGGAGACGATAGCCACTGTGGAGACCCCTCTGCGAGAGACTGAGAGATAAAAAACAAAAGAGCTCCTCCGAGCAGGGTACAGCCAAGCCCATCTAGCACCGATTCCTCAATGGCATTGCCCCTGCATGCACTCCATTGCTTCGACTGCGGCGGTGCTTCTTGTGCTTGGCTTGGTTTCTCGGAAAGACAAGGATCGCAGCGTTGATGAAGAAGGAGCAGGAACTTGAAAAGTGAGAGCTAAGGTGGTTCAGGCCTTGTGATGATGCAGGCGAAGTCAAAGTTTGATGCTGGGAAGGTGTGGAGGAGTCAAGAACACGAGGAACCCGTTGTGGGAGGGCCTAACCGGGTATCCTCACATGAAATGGATGCAGGCAACTCCATCAACCCTCCGAAGATGAATGAAGTGAGTGTTCCACTACCCATATCAAGTCGGACCTTGTGCAAAGTATGGGAGAAGAGACTGTGGTTGAAGCAAGCCAAGTGAGGGGGCGATGTGTGATAATGGCATGAGTTGAGATGGAAAAGCGGCGATTGAAGACATGAAGAAAACACCCATAACCATaaccacccacccacctacctacctaggctTCACGGAAAGGGGGTGGAAGGAAGGAAACAAAAATGCATGCGGAAGCAAGCAGCAGGAAGCAGGAGACAAGGTAGGCaggagcagaagcaggaccaggaccaggtcCAGATGCagaggaaaggggaaggagggCAAGAGGGAAAGGACGGCTGTCGCTGTCTCTCTTTCCCATTCCCAGATTTCCAGACCGGGGTCACCAGGGCCAGGGCAGAAACTACAAGGTGAGGTATTCCACCGACATTCGCATCGACTGCATCCCCAATCTCTATCTGGCTCGTTCTCATCATGAATATTTTACTCTTGCGCCTGCAGCTGTCCACTCTGTCCAGTGTCCACCCGCGGAGCTACAGGGGATAGCAGCAGAAACAGAAACATCACGGAGGGCGCTAAAACATGTCCTCTCGGCAATCCACTGCGACCTGAAATCCACCGCATCTCCTGTCAAGATTCTAAAAAGGGCCCGAGAGCCGCTGGGGTCCCTGATACCGCCTGCCCTCCGCCGTTTGGGAGGTTCAGTAACATTCGAGAGCCCACAAACCGTCCATTGCGAGCCTCTACCGCAGCCCCCCAGACAGCTCAAGGTTCCGCCTAGCCCTGGGGGACGAAGCATGGTAGTTGGGAGAGAGGAACCTCACCACATGGGACGGTTCAGCAAGAGCCCTGGTCCCACCTGCGCTCATGCAGGAGctgcgtgcgtgcgtgcgtgtgtgcgtgcgcgCTGCATCGCACTGGAGTCCGACTCTGGGTAAACGGCCTGACCCTGACTCGCTAGATTCGGTTCGAGCCCCGTCCATCACACCCAGCCCGGCTGCGAGCACGACCATAGTGGAAGAGCCCAACGTACGTACGGGCCAGTGTTTGGTTCCACCTCACCACCTCACCGGGCCTCATGCCAAAGTGCAGATACAGCCGCTTGGTTCCTCGACCACAGCTGCTCATACCTGGCAAACGCGGAGCTCCTTGAGTTCGGTTTGAGCGATAACACCCTGGgcggtcgacgccgccccggactgctcgccgaggccaccaCTCTTATTTATGTAGGGCCAAACATTACTTTACCCCCGATCCAGTCAGGTTCACCTCAAGCAGCCAAGAGACGGCACGGCATCGTCTTGCTATTCCCGCCGTCTGCGAGGCAAACAACAGCAATCACCTCATGGCTCACTCCTCTGGATCTTCCTCAATGatccgccaccgccgccgccatctgAGTGGGAAGGGTTACCCCTTTGTCCAATCGTTGGGATGAAGAGATATTGCCTGTCAGGGGGAAGTGAGTCCGAACGAAATTCTACGTCGGCTGCTTCAACACCCGTTAGACCCCGCTCGACTTCACTCTCAACGGCACGCTTCCGTTTCAGGGAAGGAGGAATAAAAGAAGGATCAATGGGAGGGGGATATGTGTAATGGGGTCGGTGACAGAGGCTTGGAGGACGTGAGGCCATTCCTCCTCGAGTCACATTGCACAAAGGAAAGGTTGGCCGGTGGCCCCCGGATCAGCACGACGCTCAAGCACCAACCATATCACGTCCACTTAATACGACGGCAATGACTCCCCCACGAGCATCGATTTTGTCGCAAGGGTCTTCCTTCGCAGCCTGCGGCCCCAAACGCGACCAAACCTACATCGCTTTCCCCTCTGCCTTAAGACGCTTGGGActgccgacgacgttgaagCTACCGCACAAGCGTCCGACAGTAGCGTCAGCCTCTCTGTTATTTTGAGACACCCGGCACCTAAGTTGCGAGACATGATGTGaacctcctcttcctcccccccattCTCGGTCTCTGGCTCCTCGTGCGAAGGCCTACGAAAGCGGCCCAGGGCATCCTTCCCATCTGCACGGCGGCCGTTCGCCTTCGTCTTTGCCCTGTCGTCCTCCAGACATTCCTTCCCGCCGTCCCGCCAGGTCGCCAGCTTCACATGCTTCTCCTTACTCGTCCACCTGTCTGCCAGTCATCAGTCACATCACCTacatcgcatcgcatcgcgTCCCATCACGTACCTTACCTGCACGCATCGCCTACACCACTTTCTGTCTGTCTACCCGCTACGGCTCGGCTTTCAGCTGCGATTCGTCGTTTGTTTCTTCACCTCTCCAGCACAGACAAGCATCCTTGTCCACAACGAGATGGAAACCGGCGGCTGTGTCTAGTAACGTGCAACCACGGCCAATGCCCAcatctcgccgtcgcctcgccTTGCCTTCGTCCCAAAGCACCACAACCTCGATCggttcccttttccctttccccctctcaTGTGGAATTGGCATCGTCCTTACTCTGCTTCGCAACCCGCTTCACGCTTACCTATTAATTGTTTTTCTCCCCAAGTGCCCAGTCCCAGCAGCTGATCTCTCAGCAGTCGACAAGCAAGAACAACCTTAGCTGACGAAAGGATAACGGACCTGAACGGCTGATTGGCTGGCTGCCTTGCTCCGGGTGCGCACGCTTCCACAGCCACCAACGAGAGCCGAATATCTCTGGTGTATGGCGCTCCCAATAGTCATGTACGGGAATTCATAACAAAAAGAGTAAAGCgatagagagagacagagagagtacgtgcgtgcgtgcgcgtgcgcgcgtgtgtgtgaAAAGATCGACCACCATCGGCTGTCAATGACCTCCCTTGCCTCCTACCTGCTTCCTGATGCCTTCATGGATACATCCATCTCCAGTGAGCAGTTGTACTGTTCTCCCGTTTGGACTCGAGTGATTCGCCTCCCCCCTCACCTTCGGCTTCAAATGCCCAAGTCCAAAAGGCCAGTACGTACTCTTCAAGGAGCTCTCGCCCTTCAACCATTCCTGAGTTCTCACTCTGCCGCCTGCTACCGAGCTGTCTACGGGGCTCCAGGTGCTGGAGGCGTCGTTCAGGGTACAAAGTACTTCGAACCTAGCGCACCCTGGCCGCGAGAGGCCCTTGCTGCAAGAACAAACTGCTGCACCGGCGCCTTTAATTGGATGATCAGAGAGAGCgcgagagaggaagagaacgAGAGAAGGAACTTTGACTCTTTTCGTGGCTGGTGGTCGGTCTATTTTCCATTCTTCTTTTGCTTCCTCGTCtccgtcctcttcctcttctacttcatcctcatccacatcctcatcctcttcttccccccccttttctccttctAATTTTCTGCCATCTCCCGCTGTGTTTTCTATTTGCATTTGCACTTGCACTTGCATTTTCTGCTCACCCCCGTTCCCCGTCAactccctttcccctccccccctcccctcccccctcccctttaGCCCCCCATTCCCTCCTTTCGTCTCCACTCTTACAATCAATTCGGACGAGCCAAACCTAGCGCTCCCTAACCCAAGCCCCCGACTTTCAAACTTCGACCCTCCTGCGCTCCAACTACAATTGCATCCGGACCCCCGCCACTCGTCTTCGTCCATTCGAGGTACCTTGTTCCGTCTCTGGAAACCGCGCCTATCCACGCATAGAGAGATTTGCACGGCGAGTTGCAGCCTCGAGTTCGCTCCCTGGCTTTCAAACATCAGCACCACCTCGCCTTGatcctccgcctcgccgacaaTCTATTTAACCTTGCTGTGGTCCCTTGCCGCATGACGCGCCGACTGCGAAGTCACCACCAGCCCGGCGGCCCTTCCTCATCGGAAGACAACTAGCTGTAAAAGCGCCTGACTGGCCTCGGCACCCCCATTCTATTCGAACCGAGGCCACCCGCTCGTCATTCGCAAAGACACTGCCCTCGTGTGGAACGGGCAACATCATCAACGAGACATCATGTCACGCCTAAACAAACACCATCAGTCATGGTACGCTCCCGTTTGACCCCAATGATTCCAGGAACAGCGAGCTgactcttctcttccttaGCCGTGAGCTTCACGTTGTCGTGCTTGGCGCTGGTGAGTCCTTGTCGTGAAATCAAGTTGCCGCATACGAATCCCACTGACATCCCTCCAGGAGGTGTTGGGAAGAGCTGTTTAACAGGTGAGCACTCCTTAGGCCAGCCGGCTCACGTCGATACCAACGGATCGGCGAGCTAACCATTCTTACAGCTCAATTCGTTCACAATGAGTGGATCGAGAGCTACGATCCTACTATCGAAGATACCTACCGGACACAACTCCAGGTTGATGTGAGCTTGTTCTATCCCAGTGCTACTCTCTGCGACGAACCACTGACTCAATTCAATCCAGGGACGCCAAGTTGTCTTGGAAATGTGAGTAACAAGAAGAGGCTCTTTGGCCGTGAGACAATGCATCTGACACGGAGACAGCCTTGACACTGCAGGCACAGAGCAATTTGGTAAGTGAAATCACTGACCTGGTTTCTCATCTCGTCTGACATTGGATGTAGTTGCCATGCGTGACCTATACATGAAGTCCGGTCAGGGCTTTATTTTGGTGTTTAGCATCACCTCATCTTCGTCAATGAATGAGATTGAGATGCTGCGTGAGGAAATAACTCGCATCAAGGATGATGACAATGTTcccatcgtcatcgttgGCAACAAGGCCGACTTGGAAGAGCAGCGGTCTGTGCCCAGACAAAGGGCCTTTGCCTGTTCCCAAATGTGGGATGCGCCCTACTATGAGACAAGTGCCAGGACCCGGAGTGAGTTGATGACGAGTCGACTAGGGAAGATTCGAAACTAACTCGATTCCCAGCCAACGTCGATGCCGTGTTCATAGATATCTGCCGCCAACTGCTCATGAAGGATGAGAAGTTTCAAAGCCAGGTCGctcaagacgacgacgagcacgaGTACGAGAAAACCCCTGGTCTCATGGGATTCGCCAAGCGGAAAAATcgaagacggagacggcCCGACGGTCACCGATGCGTAATCTTGTGAACGTTACTCTCGCTCATGTTTAAGTCAACTTGGTCTTTGGGACCAAGTTCACCGctcgccacggccgcgaAGAGTTTGCTTGTATTCGCTTCGATGCCACCGCGGTGCCCCAACAGCAGTGCATTCGGCAACAGATGGCAGGCAGTTTTCTCAATGGCCTGGCCAGAGCGGTaaaccaaccaacccacTCATCTGGATGCCCCCTCCAAACAAGACGACATTGTTTTATCTGCAAAACATACCCTCTCACGATTTCTGTTGTTAGCCTCATGGCATAGTAGCATTTCGACTTTTCATGTCAATACGGCCTTTTGTACGCTTTACGACTTTCGATTTTCGGTTGACGACAGCATGCttcgcccccctcccctttggggggggggggggcatgcACCAGGAGAAGGAATTTCAAGAAGAACTGCAGACACAGACTTTCATATGTCACTTTGATTTCGTCTTCATTTTTCATGCTTGTTGTTTTTTTACACGAAGGGACGATTTTGGACAAAGACCTACCGCCGACatatttttttttcttcaacTTCCAACTTTTTATCATAGGGCCGGAGACGAAACAAAAACACAAGGGGACTGGAGTTTTAAGTACAAAATCAAGATATGGTTGGACATGGCTCACAGGCGTTGGGAAGCAAACAATGATGGTTCCGTAAAGGCCGCGAGGCTAGCAATAGATGTGGCCTTGgctgggaggagggggaggtcttctctcctccccaTGAGGCGGGAATTGACAGTATTCTTAGCCTCATTATGAGACTGCAAGCTTCCCTGCTTATCGTTTGTGACAAGTGATGGGACTATGATGTCGAAGCATGCGAATGCTCCAGCATCACATCCACATCCCGGTTTGCAATTGGACCAAGCCTGCGCGTCAACTCGAACTGTTCAAACCATGTCGATCGAGGCCTCTATGGGACGACTAGGCCTGACTTTCTCGCGGGTTCTCTACTCGTTGCCTTTGACCACAGTTCCGACCCGTGCCGCTCCACAATGCCTGGTTGTTAAGGGCGCCTCACTCAAGTGCCGCAGAACGCGCACGCCTGGTAACCTCCCAGCGGCGTGTACTAGGGTCATGTGATTGAATTgctcaacccccccccccccccccccccccccccccccggcttTTCTCCGAGCATCTTGCCGACGTCCTTCTTCGGCCGTCTTATTCCGGACTGTCCCATCCGGCATCCAGACGCCAAGGTTGGCTAGACCAGCAGCAGAGAGCAGCATATCGGccacgacacgacacgacacgacacgacaGGGGAATGCGGTGTCGTTTTGCTAAACGGCGCAGGTGTTCGTATAAGCCCCAAGCGGTCTTCTACACGAGCAGACGAACGGCCGGAGGCAGGGCCGCATTGGCATCACATGCTTTCTTCATGTGGCCATCGTGGCGACGGCAGGCGAGGGGCAGGGAGGATTGTTCTTTCAGGAGATGACTAGAGTGACAAGCACCACCGTTCTCGCGTCGGATTCCAGCAGGCAAAGGTGGACGATGAGGCCGTTTGGAGGCACAAGACAAGCCTCACGCACCCTGACGGCCTCTCACCAGATGTCCACGGCGTGTTGGTCCCGCTCCCCCCCGTTTCTCGGCAAAAAGACACGTAAACGAAGCGGCATATCTTTCCCGAATCAAATACGACAGGACGGGTTCTGGATAGTACCTTTGATCATTTGACGCTGTGATGCCATTTTCAAATCCCATAGGCTTGGCTGCCTCCTCGGGGCCAAGTCTTTCGTCCCTATAAACCCGGAACCATCACAGAAGCGCCCCGGTGCTCTTCCTTTCCTCGCCCCCCCCAGCTGTACTCCGTATCGTATTTCCAAGAAAGACACAAAAGACATTAAGCGTCGCTCTCTCGTTTCCTCCTCAGCCCACCCGCCCTAGCAACACCCGTCGAGCCGTACTCGACCAGGACCAACCCAGTGTCAGTGCTGGCATAAATGtaaagaaaaagaagaaggttGAGAGAATAAGTAAGTAATGGGGTATCGGTTGAAGTTATGTCGTCCATGCGGGGCCACAACCATGAACGTTGCCTCCCTCCCAATCGGGGGACATGGTCACCTCATTCCCCTCAAAACCTCGGCGGACCTTGCTGCGGCGGCTTGTCGTTCTTGTTGTTCACCTTGACCACGCCGACCAAGACACCCACCACCAGAGCGACCAGGAACAGCAATACGGCGCAGAGAACGCCGGCGAGGATACCGAGCTTCACCtttctccgccgcctcgcctgTGCGACAGGGCCGAGCTGTCCGGGACTGTTGCCGTAAGCCGGCATGCCACCCGTCATGGATTGCAGGTGCGCGCGCGGTCCGCCCCGTTCCCCTTGCCCCGACGTCGCGTTGGCGACGTAcgcagccgccggcgcggggGACTGTTGCGAGGTTCTCGAGTAGTCGCCCCGTGACCGCGGGGGATGCGCCGCgttctgctgctggtggGATTGCTGTGCGCCGAGTAGCGCGTGCTCCGACGAGTGTGGGGACACAGGGTCTCGAGGGGTCGAGGGGTTCGTGCCGGACCCCGGCCTTGATGGGTCatacggcggcggcggcggcaggttGGGGTTCGCGGCGGACATGCCGTCTGGGCTCCACGGGGTTATCGGCCCACGCGCGGGCGAGTAGGGGCCCAACAGCGGATCGTGGGTGGGCGAGCGAGCCCAACCTTGCTGAGTCTGGGCGTTAGCAGGATATGACGGGTAGGGCGCTTGTCCGCTGTTGCCAATGTTGTTGGTGGCACCGGGGCCCGCGTTGTACGACTGGGAATAGCGGGCGTTGGGCATGGCGAGCTTGTCGTCGGTAGGCATCGTCGGGTCGGAAGGCCGGTAGGACGAGTCTGAAGGGTAGGCGGCATTGTTGATGGAGCTCGAGGGATGACCAGCTGGGGAGTAATTTGAGTCGGAGGGGTATGCGGCGCTGTCAATTGGGTGATGGCTTTGTTGGTTGAAGGCCATGATGGACGGATGTAATTACGGAGCGGTTCGTCGTCCGGGGATGATGGAGGTGATCTGGAGAGAGGACCGAGACAGGGTGGAAGTGGACTTCACGTCGACGTCGATATGCGGCCGCGAGTCCAATCCAAATGCAGCCGAGGCCCTAGagacaaggccaagaagaacaaaAGGATCGACTCAGCCGGTTGGCGCCAGAAGGCTGGCTGCTGAAAGCGATATAATCACGCGTCGAAGAAGCTGTCGAGACGGTCGCCTTCAAACCGATGCAATGAGCGATACGGGGTGAGTGAGCAGGGGTGAAAAGAATGGGACGACCATTCGAAAGTGTACGGATTGGTCTAGGCAATGAGCGGATGGGCAGCAAAAGCGGATGGTAAGTCCCCTCGATGGGCAGTAAGGAACGAatgagggtgagggtgaagGAAAGGGTAGCGCAGaagggtgagtgagagagaggtgaGAAGAAAGAGCGAAGTTGCGACAGTGAGCGGGCGCAAAGAGTGAGAGCGAGGATGAAAGTGAGAGTAGGAGcaagagtgagagtgaggaaCATGCAGAGGAAGGGGTCACCCAGGATGCGCAGAGTCCGCCCACTTGCGAAGCACAGAGTCGCAATGTCAAGGACAGTAGGGCGAGCCGCCGGCCGGGATTAAGTGACGGTGCAGCTCGGCCAAGTGGGTTTTGTTGCTATTCATTACTACCTAGGTACAGTACATGCAGGAGACCATATGGCTGCGCTGAgacgtacctacctaccttactACCTATTTGTTGCTCACCAATACCTGCTTCTCTCCCGTCTAACGGGGGTGGTGGTTCGTCTTTTTCACAGCCTCAATAGGCGGCGCTCGTGGCTCTAGTCTATtggcaaagggggggggattctCGTTGTGGATGGATAGATGGCGGATGGGAGGGGCGGACGGGTAGAGTCGACGGATACCTTAATTCTTGTTCTTCGAGACTAGGTGCATGCCACGGCGGCAGGGAAGCCAGGCGTAGCAACGCGCCCGTCTGGCAAGAGTAACAGTGACAGTTACAGCTACAATGATGATTACAGTACCACGCCCCTCTGCGTCGTCAAGCCCTGTG belongs to Colletotrichum higginsianum IMI 349063 chromosome 5, whole genome shotgun sequence and includes:
- a CDS encoding Ras family protein; protein product: MSRLNKHHQSCRELHVVVLGAGGVGKSCLTAQFVHNEWIESYDPTIEDTYRTQLQVDGRQVVLEILDTAGTEQFVAMRDLYMKSGQGFILVFSITSSSSMNEIEMLREEITRIKDDDNVPIVIVGNKADLEEQRSVPRQRAFACSQMWDAPYYETSARTRTNVDAVFIDICRQLLMKDEKFQSQVAQDDDEHEYEKTPGLMGFAKRKNRRRRRPDGHRCVIL